A single region of the Candidatus Syntrophosphaera sp. genome encodes:
- a CDS encoding T9SS type A sorting domain-containing protein yields the protein TMDPGPATSTANTIITPTVTINGINNNLEFYQSRLVRINSVHFETASGNYATGQDYNLLDATGSIIFRTQFYDADYIGTPMHQGNFNLRAIVNQFNQTPQVIARMLADFNPPVSNDDATAVPAASRLIGNYPNPFNPSTTISYYSDKAQPVQITVYNQKGQAVKTWDLQSEKGTHSLTWNGTDDSGAFVSSGVYYYRMKSGSYSSTRKMVLMK from the coding sequence ACCATGGATCCCGGTCCGGCCACCTCCACCGCAAACACGATCATCACGCCAACCGTAACCATCAACGGGATCAACAACAACCTCGAGTTCTACCAATCCCGCCTGGTTCGGATCAACTCCGTCCATTTCGAGACTGCCAGCGGCAACTACGCCACCGGACAGGACTACAATCTGCTCGACGCCACGGGCTCGATCATTTTCCGCACCCAGTTCTACGACGCGGATTACATCGGCACCCCAATGCATCAGGGCAACTTCAACCTGCGCGCCATCGTCAACCAGTTCAACCAGACCCCGCAGGTCATAGCCCGCATGCTGGCCGACTTCAATCCCCCCGTCTCCAATGACGACGCCACCGCGGTGCCCGCCGCCTCCAGGCTGATCGGCAACTATCCCAACCCCTTCAATCCCAGCACCACCATCTCCTATTATTCGGACAAAGCCCAGCCGGTGCAGATAACGGTTTACAACCAGAAGGGGCAGGCCGTCAAGACTTGGGACCTGCAAAGCGAGAAAGGCACCCACAGCCTCACCTGGAACGGGACTGATGACAGCGGCGCTTTCGTTAGCAGCGGAGTCTATTACTACCGCATGAAATCCGGCTCATACTCATCCACCCGCAAAATGGTGCTGATGAAGTAA
- a CDS encoding DMT family transporter: MKVNLSHPHSHLYCFLGILFWSTLELAGKFLGPEVSPYAITAWRFLIGGLVLLPFALIQPRPRNRRPRLADLALMAFLGVLIVCLSMLLLQLSILYGKASLSAVLVSSNPLFVSVFAFFLLREKLNLTQILGLFAGLAGIALLIAGEGELGSSRYLNLPLSIALALAAALVFGLYAVLTKRSVARHGNILTNSVSFLGGAVLLFIFNALTGQPLLLDLDWKTALIMLYLGVIVSGVAYVYFFEGMKKLGANTASLYFFLKPVIASLLAVLILRERLSLLQVLAILVIIFGLTVSRVMKRA; this comes from the coding sequence ATGAAGGTCAACCTCTCCCATCCCCACAGCCACCTGTATTGCTTTTTGGGCATCCTGTTCTGGTCCACCCTGGAACTGGCAGGAAAGTTCCTCGGGCCGGAGGTTTCGCCCTATGCGATCACCGCCTGGCGCTTTCTCATCGGCGGATTGGTGCTGCTGCCCTTCGCCCTCATTCAGCCTCGTCCCCGCAATCGTCGGCCGCGCCTTGCCGATCTCGCGCTGATGGCCTTTTTGGGGGTGCTGATCGTCTGCCTCAGCATGCTCCTGCTCCAGCTTTCCATCCTCTATGGCAAGGCCTCGCTGAGCGCCGTTTTGGTGAGCTCCAACCCCCTTTTCGTGAGCGTTTTCGCCTTCTTCCTCCTGCGCGAAAAGCTGAATCTAACCCAAATCCTTGGGCTGTTCGCGGGCTTGGCTGGCATCGCCCTGCTGATCGCTGGGGAAGGGGAACTGGGCTCGTCCCGCTACCTGAACCTGCCTCTGAGCATCGCGCTTGCCCTGGCCGCCGCCCTCGTCTTCGGGCTTTACGCAGTGCTCACCAAACGCAGCGTCGCCCGGCACGGAAACATCCTCACCAACAGTGTTTCCTTCCTCGGAGGGGCTGTTTTGCTCTTCATTTTCAACGCCCTCACCGGCCAGCCTCTGCTCCTGGACCTCGATTGGAAGACAGCCTTGATCATGCTCTACCTGGGCGTGATTGTCTCCGGGGTCGCCTATGTCTATTTCTTTGAGGGGATGAAGAAACTCGGCGCCAACACCGCCTCGCTCTATTTCTTTCTCAAACCGGTGATCGCCTCGCTCCTGGCCGTGCTCATCCTCCGCGAACGCCTGTCCCTGCTCCAGGTGCTCGCCATCCTCGTGATCATCTTCGGCCTCACCGTTTCCCGCGTGATGAAAAGGGCCTGA
- a CDS encoding aldehyde:ferredoxin oxidoreductase — translation MTDRKILAEFSYDLKPLEKGYNRRTLYVNVGSKEIKSKPVSDMMIDKFVGGKGFDLYLMWHGVKDDTKWNDPENEICIGFGPLCGNTNYPGSGKSIVTTISPLTGIPVDCNVGGHFGPYAKFSGWDAIEIQGKAEEELIVFIDGDKGSVRILTAPDEEINSHILAEELIKEFADSPDKHQFVSVVSSGKGAEHVPISCLNFSFWDKRRKVARLKQAGRGGTGMVFRDKRIKALVVKFSGLKGDTNHPEDLETLQKTGLKLHREIEEGDSSQCHMREVGTAHLVEIMNDYDLLPIKNFKYGQMDEAKGLASWEFKKLFTQGMPDGCWYGCSLACCKAVDGFIPRSGPYKGKSVLVDGPEYETVGGCGSNLCIWDAKDVVELNFYCDTYGIDTISFGTSCAFAMECYEYGILNKERTGGIDLTWGNADAVFELIHQMARGEGFGVIVGQGVRKMKETFAREYGADPKLLQDMGMEAKGLEYSQYMSKESLAQQGGYTLALKGPQHDEAWLIFMDMVNNHIPTFEDKAEALHYFPMFRTWFGLQGLCKLPWNDIEPANNAETDEPAKVPEHVQNYVDIYTAITGKPLDKHELIRQSERVYNFQKAFCLRMGRGRRIDDVPPYRAVGPVTEEEYLSRAERYDKLLQEKQGIDPAGKSTAEKMALLRAFREDQYQQLIDAVYKRKGWTPEGVPTLEHLKNIGMDLPEVLEVVKRFL, via the coding sequence ATGACCGACCGAAAAATCCTCGCCGAATTCAGTTATGACCTCAAGCCCCTGGAAAAGGGCTACAACCGCCGCACCCTCTATGTGAACGTCGGCAGCAAAGAGATCAAATCCAAGCCCGTCTCAGACATGATGATAGACAAATTCGTGGGCGGCAAGGGCTTCGACCTTTATCTGATGTGGCACGGAGTCAAAGACGACACCAAATGGAACGACCCTGAAAATGAGATCTGCATCGGCTTCGGACCCCTCTGCGGCAACACCAACTACCCCGGCAGCGGAAAATCCATCGTCACCACCATTTCCCCCCTCACCGGCATCCCCGTGGATTGCAACGTGGGCGGCCATTTTGGCCCCTACGCGAAGTTTTCCGGCTGGGACGCCATCGAGATCCAGGGCAAGGCCGAAGAGGAGCTGATCGTCTTCATTGACGGCGACAAGGGCAGCGTGCGCATCCTCACCGCTCCGGATGAAGAAATAAACAGCCACATCCTCGCCGAGGAACTGATCAAGGAATTTGCCGACAGCCCGGACAAGCACCAGTTCGTCTCCGTGGTCTCCTCCGGCAAGGGCGCTGAGCACGTTCCCATCTCCTGCCTCAACTTTTCCTTCTGGGACAAGCGCCGCAAGGTTGCCAGGCTGAAACAGGCCGGACGCGGCGGCACCGGAATGGTCTTCCGGGATAAGAGGATCAAGGCCCTGGTGGTCAAATTCTCCGGACTCAAGGGAGACACCAACCATCCCGAGGACCTGGAGACCCTGCAAAAGACCGGGCTCAAGCTCCACCGCGAGATCGAGGAAGGCGATTCCAGCCAGTGCCACATGCGCGAGGTCGGCACCGCCCATTTGGTGGAGATCATGAACGACTACGACCTGCTCCCCATCAAAAACTTCAAATATGGCCAGATGGACGAAGCCAAGGGCCTCGCCTCCTGGGAATTCAAGAAGCTCTTCACGCAGGGCATGCCAGACGGCTGTTGGTATGGCTGCTCCCTGGCCTGCTGCAAGGCCGTTGATGGCTTCATCCCCCGCAGCGGGCCCTACAAAGGCAAATCCGTGCTCGTTGACGGCCCCGAATACGAGACCGTGGGCGGCTGCGGCTCCAATCTCTGCATCTGGGATGCCAAAGACGTGGTGGAATTGAATTTCTACTGCGACACCTACGGCATCGACACCATCTCCTTCGGCACCAGCTGCGCCTTTGCCATGGAATGCTACGAATACGGCATCCTGAACAAGGAACGCACCGGCGGCATCGACCTCACCTGGGGCAACGCCGACGCGGTCTTTGAACTGATCCACCAGATGGCGCGGGGTGAGGGCTTTGGCGTGATCGTGGGCCAGGGCGTGCGCAAAATGAAAGAGACCTTCGCCCGCGAATATGGAGCCGATCCCAAGCTGCTGCAGGACATGGGCATGGAAGCCAAGGGACTGGAATATTCCCAGTACATGTCCAAGGAATCCCTCGCCCAACAAGGCGGCTACACCCTCGCCCTGAAAGGCCCGCAGCACGACGAGGCCTGGCTGATCTTCATGGACATGGTGAACAACCACATCCCCACTTTTGAGGACAAGGCCGAAGCGCTGCACTACTTCCCCATGTTCCGCACCTGGTTTGGCCTGCAGGGGCTTTGCAAACTCCCCTGGAACGACATCGAGCCGGCCAACAACGCCGAGACCGACGAACCCGCCAAGGTCCCCGAACACGTGCAAAACTACGTGGACATCTACACCGCCATCACCGGCAAGCCCCTGGACAAGCATGAGCTGATCCGCCAGTCCGAACGCGTCTACAACTTCCAAAAGGCCTTTTGCCTGCGCATGGGCAGAGGACGCCGCATCGACGACGTGCCGCCCTACCGCGCCGTGGGGCCCGTCACCGAAGAGGAATACCTCTCCCGGGCCGAACGCTACGACAAGCTCCTGCAGGAAAAACAGGGCATCGACCCGGCGGGAAAATCCACCGCTGAAAAGATGGCCCTCTTGCGCGCTTTTCGTGAAGACCAGTATCAGCAGCTCATCGATGCCGTCTACAAACGCAAGGGCTGGACCCCCGAAGGCGTGCCCACCCTCGAGCACTTGAAAAACATCGGCATGGACCTGCCGGAAGTGCTGGAAGTGGTGAAACGCTTCCTCTGA
- a CDS encoding 4Fe-4S binding protein, with translation MKKVLMTYPQNCIACHACESVCSNLYFKVDDPAFSRIRITEAEPEPHMNACNQCGICVQTCPTLALTINSQGVVMLNKNLCISCYMCVASCPTGSMFRHLGGLAPFKCIACGSCTEACPADAISIAETKEI, from the coding sequence ATGAAAAAAGTTCTGATGACCTATCCGCAGAACTGCATCGCCTGCCACGCCTGCGAAAGCGTCTGCTCAAACCTCTATTTCAAGGTTGACGATCCCGCCTTCTCCCGCATCCGCATCACCGAAGCGGAACCGGAGCCCCATATGAACGCCTGCAACCAGTGCGGGATCTGCGTCCAGACCTGCCCCACCCTGGCGCTGACCATCAACAGCCAGGGTGTGGTGATGCTGAATAAAAACCTCTGCATCAGCTGCTACATGTGCGTCGCGTCCTGCCCCACCGGCTCGATGTTCCGCCATTTGGGAGGCCTGGCCCCCTTCAAATGCATCGCTTGCGGAAGCTGCACCGAAGCCTGTCCGGCCGACGCCATCAGCATTGCCGAAACCAAGGAGATATGA
- a CDS encoding transketolase, whose protein sequence is MTDSKTDMHSTLKEKARQSRAAILSMTTLAGSGHPGGSMSSIDLLLALYNVASYNPQKPFMPERDRVVVSNGHISPGVYSALALNGYFSLEEAVAQFRLLGSRFEGHVEREVEGVEWSSGNLGQGLSAGAGMALASRIKDIPYRVYVLMGDGEQQKGQISEARRFAVKYKLDNLTAIIDYNGLQISGNISDVMPQNIRLDWESEGWKVLEIDGHDFTEIFQALETARKAKQPVMILAHTVMGKGVPFMENQAKYHGSALTEEQLGEALKFLDQPNRMKEYRKLRADFKASPLPTAQFELKCDLQSGQPILYDKETDNRSAWGAAIADLAAINADNPTPIVVVDCDLQASVKTAAFEKVIPERFIQSGIMEHNSAVLSGALSASGIQTFWSDFGMFGLDEVYNMQRLNDINHTNLKVALTHVGLDVGEDGKTHQCIDYIGLLRNLFGFRLICPADPNQTDRVIRWLINKPGNYLVTMGRSKVPIIRDEQGALFYKKDYNFEYGQADVLRIGNKGWVFVTGTPVHNAIKALDSLREEGIYLQLAYVSTPLELDSEIIQKAARTGLIFSIEDHNVHSGLGSILADRMVAEGLCSRLVKIGVESYAGSGTSDALYKWAGLGSDAISARIRQELQKKIDVQTSGAKAGL, encoded by the coding sequence ATGACAGACAGCAAAACGGATATGCATTCCACCCTGAAAGAGAAGGCGCGGCAGTCCCGGGCGGCGATCTTGAGCATGACGACCCTGGCCGGAAGCGGCCATCCCGGCGGATCGATGTCCTCCATAGACCTGCTTTTGGCGCTCTACAACGTGGCCAGCTACAATCCCCAGAAACCCTTCATGCCGGAGCGCGACCGGGTCGTGGTGAGCAACGGCCACATCTCCCCCGGGGTCTATTCCGCCCTGGCTTTGAACGGCTATTTCAGCCTGGAGGAAGCCGTAGCGCAGTTCCGCCTGCTGGGCAGCCGCTTTGAGGGGCATGTCGAACGGGAGGTGGAAGGGGTGGAATGGTCGAGCGGAAACCTGGGACAAGGCCTCTCCGCAGGCGCGGGCATGGCTTTGGCCTCTCGAATAAAAGACATACCCTATAGGGTTTACGTGCTTATGGGCGACGGCGAACAGCAAAAGGGGCAGATCTCCGAAGCTCGCCGCTTTGCCGTCAAGTACAAGCTGGACAACCTCACCGCCATCATCGACTACAATGGCCTGCAGATCAGCGGAAACATCAGTGACGTGATGCCCCAGAACATCCGCCTGGATTGGGAATCCGAGGGCTGGAAGGTGCTGGAGATCGACGGGCACGACTTCACGGAGATCTTCCAGGCCTTGGAAACCGCCAGGAAAGCCAAACAGCCGGTCATGATCCTGGCTCATACCGTGATGGGCAAGGGCGTCCCCTTCATGGAAAACCAGGCCAAATACCACGGCTCCGCGCTGACCGAGGAACAGCTTGGCGAAGCGCTAAAGTTCCTGGACCAACCCAACCGGATGAAAGAATACCGCAAGCTGCGCGCGGATTTCAAAGCCAGCCCCCTGCCCACAGCCCAGTTTGAACTCAAATGCGACCTGCAGTCGGGCCAGCCCATCCTTTATGACAAGGAGACGGACAACCGCAGCGCCTGGGGCGCCGCCATCGCCGATCTGGCAGCGATAAACGCGGATAACCCCACCCCCATCGTGGTGGTGGATTGCGACCTGCAGGCCAGCGTGAAGACAGCAGCCTTCGAGAAGGTGATACCCGAACGCTTCATCCAGAGCGGGATCATGGAGCACAACTCCGCGGTGCTCAGCGGGGCACTCTCCGCCAGCGGGATCCAGACCTTCTGGTCGGATTTCGGCATGTTCGGCCTCGACGAAGTTTACAACATGCAGCGCCTCAACGACATCAACCACACCAACCTCAAGGTGGCGCTCACCCACGTGGGACTGGACGTGGGCGAAGACGGCAAGACCCACCAGTGCATCGATTACATCGGCCTGTTGCGCAACCTCTTTGGCTTTCGCCTGATCTGCCCGGCCGACCCCAACCAGACCGACCGCGTCATCCGCTGGCTGATCAACAAACCGGGCAATTACCTCGTAACCATGGGACGTTCCAAGGTCCCCATCATCCGGGACGAGCAAGGCGCTTTGTTCTACAAAAAGGATTATAACTTCGAATATGGCCAGGCGGACGTCTTGCGCATTGGCAACAAGGGCTGGGTCTTCGTGACCGGCACCCCCGTCCACAACGCCATCAAAGCTTTGGACAGCCTGCGCGAGGAGGGGATCTACCTCCAACTGGCCTATGTTTCCACACCGCTGGAACTGGACAGCGAGATCATCCAGAAAGCCGCCCGGACCGGACTCATCTTCAGCATCGAGGACCACAACGTCCATAGCGGACTGGGTTCCATCCTTGCCGACCGGATGGTCGCGGAAGGCCTCTGCTCGAGGTTGGTCAAGATCGGCGTGGAAAGCTACGCCGGCTCAGGGACTTCGGACGCGCTTTACAAATGGGCCGGGCTGGGCAGCGACGCCATCAGCGCCCGGATCCGCCAAGAACTGCAAAAAAAGATTGACGTACAGACATCCGGCGCCAAAGCTGGTTTATAA